Proteins found in one Thermaerobacter subterraneus DSM 13965 genomic segment:
- a CDS encoding ABC transporter ATP-binding protein has protein sequence MNRRERVARHDPARVPSEAAAAAAPGEAPARLPAGAAAAPAPGEASARWPAEGAAVPRAVPAPAAAPEAGAPPAGEPLVRAVNLRKEFPLAGGLLGRRLSVRAVDGVSFSIHRGEVFSLVGESGCGKSTTGRLVLRLQEPTEGEVWFAGENLARLPASRLRRLRRRMQIVFQDPFASLNPRMTVGELIGEPLLIHGLGSKADRRRRVGELLELVGLSPQHATRYPHHFSGGQRQRIGIARALAPEPEFLVCDEAVSALDVSVRAQILNLLLELQQRLGLTYLFISHDLGVVRHISDRVGVMYLGKLVEVAPAGELFRRPLHPYTRALLAAIPRPHPLAPARERIELRGELPSPVNPPRGCRFHTRCPLATERCRAEEPALVEQAPGHWAACHYV, from the coding sequence GTGAACCGAAGGGAAAGGGTCGCCCGCCACGACCCCGCCCGGGTGCCCTCTGAGGCTGCAGCCGCCGCGGCGCCCGGCGAGGCTCCCGCCCGGCTGCCCGCCGGAGCTGCAGCCGCCCCGGCACCAGGCGAGGCCTCCGCCCGGTGGCCTGCGGAAGGGGCGGCGGTGCCCCGAGCGGTCCCGGCGCCCGCCGCGGCCCCGGAGGCCGGGGCACCCCCGGCCGGTGAACCCCTGGTAAGGGCCGTGAACCTGCGCAAGGAGTTCCCCCTGGCCGGGGGCCTGCTGGGCCGGCGGCTCAGCGTCCGCGCCGTCGACGGGGTGAGTTTTTCCATCCACCGCGGCGAGGTCTTCAGCCTGGTGGGCGAGTCGGGCTGCGGCAAGTCGACCACCGGCCGGCTGGTCCTGCGCCTGCAGGAGCCGACGGAGGGGGAGGTCTGGTTCGCGGGGGAGAACCTGGCCCGCCTGCCGGCATCCCGGCTGCGCCGGCTGCGGCGCCGGATGCAGATCGTCTTCCAGGATCCCTTCGCCTCCCTGAACCCCCGGATGACCGTGGGGGAGCTCATCGGCGAGCCCCTGTTGATCCACGGCCTGGGGTCGAAGGCGGACCGCCGCCGGCGGGTGGGCGAGCTGCTGGAGCTGGTGGGCCTCAGCCCCCAGCACGCCACCCGTTACCCGCATCACTTCTCCGGCGGCCAGCGGCAGCGGATCGGCATCGCCCGGGCCCTGGCGCCGGAGCCCGAGTTTCTGGTGTGCGACGAGGCCGTCTCGGCCCTGGACGTGTCGGTGCGGGCTCAGATCCTCAACCTGCTCCTGGAGCTGCAGCAGCGGCTGGGGCTGACCTACCTTTTCATCTCCCACGACCTTGGGGTGGTGCGGCACATCAGCGACCGCGTGGGGGTCATGTACCTGGGCAAGCTGGTGGAGGTGGCGCCCGCCGGGGAGCTCTTCCGCCGGCCCCTGCACCCGTACACCCGGGCCCTGCTGGCCGCCATCCCGCGGCCCCACCCGCTGGCGCCTGCGCGGGAGCGCATCGAGCTCCGGGGCGAGCTGCCCAGCCCGGTGAACCCGCCCCGGGGCTGCCGGTTCCACACCCGCTGCCCGCTGGCCACCGAGCGCTGCCGGGCGGAAGAACCGGCCCTGGTCGAGCAGGCGCCGGGCCACTGGGCGGCCTGCCATTACGTGTAA
- a CDS encoding ABC transporter ATP-binding protein, translated as MVVLEVRGLEVTFPTPAGPARAVGGIDFDLYAGEVLGLVGESGSGKSVTALALMGLLPPGAQVRGEVLLNGKNLLAQPESHWRRVRGQEMAMIFQEPMTSLNPVMTVGAQIAEALILHGTPAGAARRRAVELLERAGIPEPERRALQYPHQLSGGMRQRVMIAMAMACRPRVLIADEPTTALDVTVQAQILDLMKALQEETGTAILLITHDLGVVAEMCHRVAVMYAGRIVEKATVADLFDRPGHPYTEGLLQSLPLAAAPKTPLRAMAGAVPHPAQLPPGCAFAPRCPYAVERCHREVPVLAGGVACHRAGELRLEGVVPEGAAAGTGGDCLWDGLAAGEGADGGFSASAPRGPAATPDGGGHR; from the coding sequence TTGGTGGTTCTCGAAGTACGTGGCCTGGAAGTGACCTTTCCCACCCCGGCCGGCCCCGCCCGGGCCGTCGGGGGGATCGACTTCGACCTCTACGCCGGTGAGGTCCTGGGGCTGGTGGGGGAGTCGGGCAGCGGCAAGAGCGTCACCGCCCTGGCCCTCATGGGCCTGCTGCCGCCGGGGGCCCAGGTGCGGGGCGAGGTCCTCCTCAACGGGAAGAACCTGCTCGCCCAGCCCGAGTCCCACTGGCGGCGGGTTCGGGGCCAGGAGATGGCGATGATCTTCCAGGAGCCGATGACCTCCTTGAACCCCGTGATGACCGTGGGCGCCCAGATCGCCGAGGCCCTGATCCTCCACGGGACGCCGGCCGGTGCCGCCCGCCGCCGCGCGGTGGAGCTCCTGGAACGGGCCGGCATCCCCGAGCCGGAGCGCCGGGCCCTCCAGTACCCCCATCAGCTCTCGGGCGGCATGCGGCAGCGGGTGATGATCGCCATGGCCATGGCCTGCCGCCCGCGGGTGCTGATCGCCGACGAGCCAACCACCGCGCTGGACGTCACCGTCCAGGCCCAGATCCTCGACCTGATGAAGGCCCTGCAGGAGGAGACGGGCACCGCCATCCTGCTCATCACCCACGACCTGGGCGTGGTGGCGGAGATGTGCCACCGGGTGGCGGTGATGTACGCCGGCCGGATCGTGGAGAAGGCGACGGTGGCGGATCTCTTCGACCGGCCGGGCCACCCCTACACCGAGGGCCTGCTGCAGTCCCTGCCGCTGGCGGCAGCGCCCAAGACGCCCCTGCGGGCCATGGCGGGGGCGGTGCCCCACCCGGCCCAGCTGCCGCCCGGCTGCGCCTTCGCCCCCCGCTGCCCCTACGCGGTCGAACGCTGCCACCGGGAGGTGCCCGTGCTGGCCGGGGGCGTGGCCTGCCACCGGGCGGGTGAGCTGCGCCTTGAGGGCGTGGTGCCCGAGGGCGCGGCCGCGGGGACAGGAGGAGATTGCCTGTGGGACGGCCTGGCCGCCGGCGAGGGCGCGGACGGCGGGTTTTCCGCTTCCGCCCCGCGGGGACCGGCCGCGACGCCTGATGGAGGTGGTCACCGGTGA
- a CDS encoding ABC transporter permease, with product MTVSVPEPRPAPRVAPRAGAGPAGSPPPGAGATGGLAPGEPGARAAAEALQPDAEGFVARVRRRPALLAAAAVLLLLYILVWALPPLLGLDPDATDPAASLAPPSPGHWLGTDELGRDMLARILAGGRITLTVAALAAAIALGVGTLVGALAGFYRGWVETVLMRLVDAMMAIPSYFLIVAELAVFGDSPAVVVAVIGLNYWMPVARLVYAEFLKWREREFIEAEVALGASPARIIWRHLFPQVVPSLLALLSLAVGWAVLAESGLSYLGLGIQPPDASWGNMLKNAQVYMWTQPMLAIYPGAAILLTVLCFNVLGNGLRDVLDPRDA from the coding sequence ATGACCGTTTCGGTTCCCGAGCCGCGCCCCGCCCCCCGCGTCGCACCGCGGGCCGGCGCCGGTCCCGCCGGGTCGCCGCCACCGGGCGCCGGCGCCACCGGCGGGCTGGCGCCCGGCGAGCCCGGTGCCCGCGCAGCCGCCGAGGCCCTGCAGCCCGACGCCGAGGGGTTCGTCGCCCGGGTCCGCCGCCGCCCCGCCCTGCTGGCCGCCGCCGCCGTGCTCCTTCTGCTCTACATCCTGGTGTGGGCCTTGCCGCCCCTGCTGGGGCTTGACCCCGACGCCACGGATCCTGCGGCCAGCCTGGCGCCGCCCAGCCCCGGCCACTGGCTCGGCACCGATGAGCTGGGCCGCGACATGCTGGCCCGCATACTGGCGGGTGGGCGCATCACCCTGACCGTGGCCGCCTTGGCGGCCGCCATCGCCCTGGGGGTTGGCACCTTGGTGGGCGCCCTGGCCGGGTTCTACCGCGGCTGGGTCGAAACGGTGCTGATGCGCTTGGTCGACGCCATGATGGCGATCCCTTCGTATTTCTTAATCGTCGCCGAGCTGGCGGTGTTCGGCGATTCGCCGGCGGTGGTGGTGGCGGTGATCGGGCTGAACTACTGGATGCCCGTGGCGCGGTTGGTGTACGCCGAGTTCCTCAAGTGGCGGGAGCGGGAGTTCATCGAGGCGGAGGTGGCCCTGGGCGCCTCGCCGGCCCGCATCATCTGGCGGCACCTGTTTCCCCAGGTGGTCCCCTCGCTGCTGGCCCTGCTGTCACTGGCGGTGGGGTGGGCGGTGCTGGCGGAAAGCGGCCTGAGCTACCTGGGCCTGGGCATCCAGCCGCCCGACGCCTCGTGGGGCAACATGCTGAAGAACGCCCAGGTGTACATGTGGACCCAGCCCATGCTAGCCATCTACCCGGGCGCCGCCATCCTGCTCACCGTGCTCTGCTTCAACGTGCTGGGCAACGGCCTGCGCGACGTGCTGGACCCGCGCGATGCGTAG
- a CDS encoding ABC transporter permease, translating into MASLRYAGRRLLQGLVVLWVITVVTFLLVNLAPGGPGAVMRMETTAEQREALMRQLGLDQPLPVRYVRWLGDALQGDFGQSMNSREPVMPLVLQRLGNTAVLAAATLALSLAVGLALGIAAALRRGSWIDHAATLISTLGVSVPDFWFGILLIMALSVRWNLLPSGNMATVGAEFSLADRLAHLVMPSFVLMLVILPNILRFVRSSLLEVLHQDFIRTARAKGAGPVRVMVVHALRNALIPVLTMLGLLIPALLGGSVIAESVFAWPGMGRLAVEAAMGRDYPVIMAVTVVAGVVVVITNLVVDLAYSLVDPRIRHAAG; encoded by the coding sequence ATGGCATCCCTGCGCTACGCCGGCCGTCGCCTGCTGCAGGGGCTCGTGGTCCTGTGGGTGATCACCGTGGTGACCTTCCTTCTGGTCAACCTGGCCCCTGGCGGGCCCGGCGCCGTCATGCGCATGGAGACCACGGCCGAGCAGCGGGAGGCCCTGATGCGCCAGCTGGGCCTGGACCAGCCCCTGCCGGTCCGCTACGTGCGCTGGCTGGGGGACGCCCTGCAGGGCGACTTCGGCCAGTCCATGAACAGCCGCGAGCCGGTGATGCCCCTGGTGCTGCAGCGCCTGGGCAACACCGCGGTCCTGGCGGCCGCCACCCTGGCGCTCTCCCTCGCCGTGGGGCTGGCGCTGGGCATCGCCGCCGCCCTCCGCCGGGGGTCGTGGATCGACCACGCGGCCACGCTGATTTCCACCCTGGGCGTATCGGTGCCGGACTTCTGGTTCGGCATCCTGCTGATCATGGCCCTGTCGGTGCGGTGGAACCTGCTCCCCAGCGGCAACATGGCCACGGTGGGGGCGGAGTTCTCCCTGGCCGACCGGCTGGCGCACCTCGTCATGCCGTCCTTCGTCCTGATGCTGGTGATCCTTCCCAACATCCTGCGCTTCGTGCGGTCGTCGCTGCTGGAGGTCCTGCACCAGGACTTCATCCGCACGGCGCGGGCCAAGGGCGCGGGGCCGGTCCGGGTGATGGTGGTCCACGCCCTGCGCAACGCGCTGATCCCGGTGCTGACCATGCTGGGTTTGCTGATCCCGGCCCTTCTGGGCGGCTCGGTGATCGCCGAGAGCGTGTTCGCCTGGCCGGGCATGGGCCGGCTGGCGGTGGAGGCGGCCATGGGCCGGGACTACCCGGTGATCATGGCGGTGACGGTGGTGGCTGGCGTGGTGGTGGTGATCACCAACCTGGTGGTCGACCTGGCCTACTCCCTGGTCGATCCGCGCATCCGCCACGCCGCCGGGTAA
- a CDS encoding ABC transporter substrate-binding protein, whose translation MAVRWDEAGGRPAGSTAGRGSGGAAGPYRSRRRSLARIAAALLVAAATLLAACGSGGGGGAGGTGSGGAGGSAGSGGGEGGEAYDPNATVTLVTPADPTFNPWHPNAYAESNIINEMILPGLTRWDEHMKPVPHLATEWSVSGDGLVWTFKLREGVKWSDGQPFTADDVAFTFNEIVLNPDLGANHSSEYKAVEKVVAVDPHTVEFHLKEPFASLPSYLAYYAGILPKHVFEGVEDPWSLNEFNKKNPVGTGPFMVAEYVSGSHVRLVPNPQYWGEKPKVKDVVFRIVPDVNAQVAQLLAGEVDMLSIDDPTLLDKLQNNPNLQLERVLTNVYYFVALNQDDPRFQDKRVRQALSYAIDKEAMIENLIKGYGQVATGPIPPLQAEYYNGDVARYPYDPEKAKALLAEAGWKPGPDGILQKDGKPFHITMTAAQMRQLVPATLLVQQWWKDLGIQVDVDVLDWNSYIEKAIVNRDYEATLAWWSTPADPDVYPYYASEAAGRGNNIPNYRNPALDDLLRRGRAATSEEERKAIYAEAQKLMAEELPYLYLWWPESIVVYNKALHVPPGSYAVKGLYVDEWYKTR comes from the coding sequence ATGGCGGTTCGATGGGATGAAGCCGGCGGCCGGCCGGCCGGGTCCACCGCGGGGCGTGGATCCGGAGGCGCCGCCGGGCCATACCGGAGCAGGCGGCGTTCCCTGGCCCGGATCGCGGCGGCCCTGCTGGTGGCCGCTGCCACCCTGCTGGCGGCCTGCGGCAGCGGCGGGGGCGGCGGCGCGGGAGGAACCGGCAGCGGCGGCGCCGGGGGCAGCGCGGGCAGCGGAGGCGGCGAAGGTGGCGAGGCCTACGATCCCAACGCCACGGTCACCCTGGTGACCCCGGCGGACCCGACCTTCAACCCGTGGCACCCCAACGCCTATGCGGAATCCAACATCATCAACGAGATGATCTTGCCCGGCCTCACCCGGTGGGACGAGCACATGAAGCCGGTGCCCCACCTGGCCACCGAGTGGAGCGTCTCCGGCGACGGCCTGGTGTGGACCTTCAAGCTGCGGGAAGGCGTGAAGTGGTCCGACGGCCAGCCCTTCACCGCCGACGACGTGGCCTTCACCTTCAACGAGATCGTCCTGAACCCGGACCTGGGCGCCAACCACAGCAGCGAGTACAAGGCGGTGGAGAAGGTGGTGGCGGTCGACCCGCACACCGTCGAGTTCCACCTCAAGGAGCCCTTCGCCTCGCTGCCCTCGTACCTGGCGTACTACGCCGGCATCCTGCCCAAGCACGTCTTCGAGGGCGTCGAGGACCCGTGGAGCCTGAACGAGTTCAACAAGAAGAACCCCGTCGGCACGGGGCCTTTCATGGTGGCCGAGTACGTCTCCGGTTCCCACGTGCGCCTGGTGCCCAACCCGCAGTACTGGGGTGAGAAGCCCAAGGTCAAGGACGTGGTCTTCCGCATCGTCCCGGACGTCAACGCCCAGGTGGCCCAGCTGCTGGCGGGCGAGGTGGACATGCTGTCCATCGACGACCCGACCCTGCTGGACAAGCTCCAGAACAACCCCAACCTGCAGCTGGAGCGGGTGCTGACCAACGTCTACTATTTCGTCGCCCTCAACCAGGACGACCCCCGCTTCCAGGACAAGCGGGTGCGCCAGGCGCTCTCGTACGCCATCGACAAGGAAGCGATGATCGAGAACCTGATCAAGGGCTACGGCCAGGTGGCCACGGGCCCCATCCCGCCCCTGCAGGCCGAGTACTACAACGGCGACGTGGCCCGTTATCCGTACGATCCTGAGAAGGCGAAGGCCCTGCTAGCGGAGGCCGGCTGGAAGCCGGGGCCCGACGGCATCCTGCAGAAGGACGGCAAGCCCTTCCACATCACGATGACCGCGGCCCAGATGCGCCAGCTGGTGCCCGCCACCCTGCTGGTCCAGCAGTGGTGGAAGGACCTGGGCATCCAGGTGGACGTGGACGTCCTCGACTGGAACAGCTACATCGAAAAGGCCATCGTCAACCGGGACTACGAGGCGACTTTGGCCTGGTGGTCCACGCCGGCGGACCCCGACGTCTACCCGTACTATGCCTCGGAGGCGGCGGGCCGGGGGAACAACATCCCCAACTACCGCAACCCCGCCCTGGACGACCTGCTGCGCCGCGGGCGCGCCGCCACCAGCGAGGAGGAGCGCAAGGCCATCTACGCCGAGGCCCAGAAGCTGATGGCCGAGGAACTGCCCTACCTCTACCTGTGGTGGCCCGAGAGCATCGTGGTCTACAACAAGGCGCTGCACGTGCCGCCCGGCAGTTACGCCGTCAAGGGCCTGTACGTGGACGAGTGGTACAAGACCCGCTGA
- a CDS encoding IclR family transcriptional regulator, translating into MAGEQGARPVSRAAQRPGSQPLPQPAPRPAPQPVSKPARPAPQSPAGPGHGYVIQAVIKALDVLFAFREPPHEHSLAELARITGLGKNQCFRCLKTLEAYGLIRLGEHGRYVLTPMLLSLAVLAAEERSLIRLAQPILDRLAAETGETVHLIALVDGMAVVIDRRDGPAGLRLATPLGARSPLHAGAVPKAMLAFLPEAEQARVLDMLPFLPRYTPKTVVDPQQLRAELAEIRRRGYAISDEDIEAGARGVGAPIFDARGRVVAGVSAGGPSLRIPPERLEHLGELVRLAARDISRQLGYAGAVSAAGPGSRS; encoded by the coding sequence ATGGCGGGGGAGCAGGGCGCCCGGCCGGTGTCCCGGGCGGCGCAGCGGCCCGGATCCCAGCCGCTACCCCAGCCCGCGCCCCGGCCGGCACCCCAGCCGGTGTCCAAGCCGGCCCGGCCGGCACCCCAGTCACCGGCGGGGCCGGGCCACGGCTACGTGATCCAGGCGGTCATCAAGGCCCTGGACGTGCTCTTCGCCTTCCGGGAACCGCCCCACGAGCACAGCCTGGCCGAGCTGGCCCGGATCACCGGGCTGGGGAAGAACCAGTGCTTCCGCTGCCTCAAGACGCTGGAGGCCTATGGCCTGATCCGGCTGGGGGAGCACGGGCGCTATGTGCTGACTCCCATGCTGCTGAGCCTGGCGGTGCTGGCGGCGGAAGAGCGCTCCCTGATCCGGCTGGCCCAGCCGATCCTGGACCGGCTGGCGGCGGAGACGGGGGAGACGGTGCACCTGATCGCCCTGGTCGACGGCATGGCGGTGGTCATCGACCGGCGGGATGGCCCGGCGGGCCTGCGCCTGGCCACGCCCCTGGGGGCGCGCAGCCCCCTGCACGCGGGAGCCGTGCCCAAGGCCATGCTGGCCTTCCTGCCCGAAGCCGAGCAGGCACGGGTGCTGGACATGCTGCCCTTCCTCCCCCGGTACACGCCCAAGACGGTGGTCGACCCCCAGCAGCTGCGGGCCGAGCTGGCCGAGATCCGGCGGCGCGGCTACGCCATCAGCGACGAGGACATCGAGGCCGGGGCACGGGGCGTGGGGGCGCCCATCTTCGATGCCCGGGGTCGCGTGGTGGCGGGGGTGAGCGCCGGCGGGCCGTCGCTGCGCATTCCTCCCGAGCGGCTTGAGCATCTGGGCGAGCTGGTGCGGCTGGCGGCCCGGGACATCTCCCGGCAGCTGGGCTATGCCGGGGCGGTCAGCGCGGCGGGCCCGGGGTCCAGGAGCTGA
- a CDS encoding alpha/beta fold hydrolase has protein sequence MRARINGVELVYEVFGEGIPLLTLHGGPGLGSRAGDREAFMPFTELGLQLVCFDQRGSGESEGAPPYSHEQWVADIEGLRQHLGLGKMVLAGGSYGGHLALEYALRYPENLYALILRDTAASNRYQEKAVQAALARNLPGVDRAMLARLFAGQVYDDEDFRACYEAIMPLYEVNFDPERARAKLERIRFRHETHNWAFSRNQPQYDLTNRLPEIQVPTLVLCGRHDWITPLEASEEIARLMPRARLVVFDHSGHSPQVEEPEKFRRVVREFLLEVVPGLKG, from the coding sequence ATGCGCGCCCGGATCAACGGGGTCGAGCTGGTCTACGAGGTGTTCGGCGAGGGGATCCCCCTGCTCACCCTGCACGGTGGTCCCGGGCTGGGCAGCCGGGCCGGCGACCGGGAGGCGTTCATGCCCTTCACGGAGCTGGGGCTCCAGCTGGTGTGCTTCGACCAGCGGGGTTCCGGCGAGTCGGAAGGAGCGCCCCCGTACAGCCACGAGCAGTGGGTGGCGGATATCGAAGGGCTCCGGCAGCACCTGGGCCTGGGCAAGATGGTCCTGGCCGGCGGCTCCTACGGCGGCCACTTGGCCCTGGAGTACGCCCTGCGCTACCCGGAGAACCTCTACGCGCTGATCCTGCGGGACACCGCCGCCAGCAACCGCTACCAGGAGAAGGCGGTGCAGGCGGCCCTGGCCCGCAACCTGCCCGGGGTGGACCGCGCCATGCTGGCCCGGCTCTTCGCCGGCCAGGTCTACGATGACGAGGACTTCCGCGCCTGCTACGAGGCGATCATGCCCCTTTACGAGGTCAACTTCGATCCTGAGCGGGCCCGGGCCAAGCTGGAGCGGATCCGCTTCCGCCACGAGACCCACAACTGGGCCTTCTCCCGCAACCAGCCCCAATATGACCTGACGAACCGGCTGCCCGAGATCCAGGTGCCCACCCTGGTCCTCTGCGGCCGCCACGACTGGATCACGCCCCTGGAGGCCTCCGAGGAGATCGCCCGGCTCATGCCCAGGGCGCGGCTGGTGGTGTTCGACCACAGCGGCCACTCGCCCCAGGTGGAGGAACCGGAAAAGTTCCGCCGGGTGGTGCGGGAGTTCCTGCTGGAGGTCGTGCCCGGGCTCAAGGGCTAG
- a CDS encoding dipeptidase yields the protein MSNSMPEPAAGAAAAGSTAKRKKYDGYRSFQFLEPGVDYRPFQLAREIGRVSPYVVEVSDAQEQRVQRLLAENVVISLHEHLMVIPEDVGQVFDYIREGRIFTGYEGLAASGLDAVCENFLNGAATITSKMGWKWTDIIHDIGMRFADLAHQDFVIRAERVDDILRAHAEGRVALIPSLEAATPIENELDRLDVLYGLGIRMMGIAYSEGNALGCGLREPRDGGLTVFGRQAVERMNKLGIAIDVSHSGDQTALDTIRFSKKPVFITHAGARALWPSRRLKPDEVIKACAERGGVIGIEAAPHTTLTRNHPEHSIESVMEHFEYCVELVGIDHVTFGPDLLFGDHVALHKAFAAHLSIGASKASGEDHPHVPYVRGLENIAEAWPNIVRWLVKHNYSDDEIKKVIGGNTLRVLREVWHG from the coding sequence GTGAGCAACAGCATGCCCGAACCCGCGGCGGGTGCCGCCGCGGCGGGTTCGACCGCCAAGAGGAAGAAGTACGACGGCTACCGTTCCTTCCAGTTCCTTGAGCCGGGGGTCGACTACCGGCCCTTCCAGCTGGCCAGGGAGATCGGCCGGGTCTCCCCCTACGTGGTGGAGGTGTCCGACGCCCAGGAGCAGCGGGTCCAGCGGCTCCTGGCGGAGAACGTGGTGATCTCCCTCCACGAGCACCTGATGGTGATCCCCGAGGACGTGGGACAGGTCTTCGACTACATCCGCGAGGGCCGGATCTTCACGGGCTACGAGGGCCTGGCGGCTTCGGGGCTCGATGCCGTGTGCGAGAACTTCCTCAACGGCGCCGCCACCATCACCTCCAAGATGGGGTGGAAGTGGACCGACATCATCCACGACATCGGCATGCGCTTCGCCGACCTGGCCCACCAGGACTTCGTCATCCGGGCGGAGCGGGTCGACGACATCCTGCGCGCCCACGCCGAGGGCCGGGTCGCCCTGATCCCCAGCCTGGAGGCGGCGACGCCCATCGAGAACGAGCTGGACCGGCTCGATGTGCTGTACGGCCTGGGGATCCGGATGATGGGCATCGCCTACAGCGAGGGCAATGCCCTGGGGTGCGGCCTGCGGGAGCCGCGGGACGGCGGGCTGACGGTCTTCGGCCGGCAGGCCGTGGAGCGGATGAACAAGCTGGGCATCGCCATCGACGTGTCCCACTCGGGCGACCAGACGGCCCTGGATACGATCCGGTTCAGCAAGAAGCCGGTCTTCATCACCCACGCCGGGGCCCGCGCCCTGTGGCCCAGCCGGCGCCTCAAGCCCGACGAGGTGATCAAGGCCTGCGCCGAGCGGGGCGGCGTGATCGGCATCGAGGCGGCGCCCCACACCACCCTGACCCGCAACCACCCCGAGCACAGCATCGAGTCGGTGATGGAGCACTTCGAGTACTGCGTCGAGCTGGTGGGCATCGACCACGTGACCTTCGGGCCCGATCTGCTCTTCGGCGACCACGTGGCCCTGCACAAGGCCTTTGCCGCCCACCTGTCCATCGGCGCCAGCAAGGCGTCGGGCGAGGACCATCCCCATGTGCCCTATGTGCGGGGCCTGGAGAACATCGCCGAGGCATGGCCCAACATCGTCCGCTGGCTCGTCAAGCACAACTACTCCGACGACGAGATCAAGAAGGTGATCGGCGGCAATACGCTGCGGGTGCTGCGGGAGGTCTGGCACGGGTAG
- a CDS encoding tyrosine-type recombinase/integrase: MSTGRSIFSTLRSSLRLRGRGSALWRASAHKLRHTFGTRLPEAGVDLLVIKDLLGHATVATTPIYAHVAQRRPRESVRSPRCR, from the coding sequence GTGTCCACGGGCCGATCGATCTTCAGCACGCTGCGCAGCTCCTTGAGACTCCGCGGCCGTGGCAGCGCCCTGTGGCGGGCCAGCGCCCACAAGCTCCGCCACACCTTTGGGACGCGGCTGCCTGAGGCGGGCGTCGACCTGCTTGTCATCAAGGACCTGCTCGGCCACGCGACGGTGGCGACGACCCCGATTTACGCGCATGTGGCCCAGCGGCGGCCAAGGGAGTCAGTACGATCTCCCCGTTGCCGTTGA
- a CDS encoding AbrB/MazE/SpoVT family DNA-binding domain-containing protein — MISWTAIWPPGRRPSLTGSPPTTATSGAWRRGWRNGEGEGDRAVAIAILQRGQVTLAKAIRERVDLAEGDEVLVDVNGNGEIVLTPLAAAGPHARKSGSSPPSRGRAGP, encoded by the coding sequence TTGATTTCGTGGACGGCTATTTGGCCTCCCGGTCGCAGGCCGAGCCTTACCGGGTCGCCTCCAACGACCGCGACCTCAGGCGCCTGGCGGCGCGGCTGGCGGAATGGTGAGGGGGAAGGAGATCGGGCCGTAGCCATCGCGATCCTGCAACGAGGACAAGTGACCCTCGCCAAGGCGATCCGGGAGCGGGTGGACCTTGCGGAAGGCGACGAGGTGCTCGTTGACGTCAACGGCAACGGGGAGATCGTACTGACTCCCTTGGCCGCCGCTGGGCCACATGCGCGTAAATCGGGGTCGTCGCCACCGTCGCGTGGCCGAGCAGGTCCTTGA
- a CDS encoding PIN domain-containing protein, whose translation MTERWLLDTNLIIYLLAPDQAPDNDVRDRVRALFERAARGAVTLVVTPIVVFETLLVLSGFGLHPREAAGLVERVLALPGVECEDDEHILYALSRYSKKLDFVDGYLASRSQAEPYRVASNDRDLRRLAARLAEW comes from the coding sequence GTGACGGAGCGGTGGTTGCTGGACACCAACCTGATTATCTACTTGCTCGCGCCAGACCAGGCTCCGGACAACGACGTCCGGGACCGGGTGCGGGCCCTCTTTGAGCGGGCCGCTCGGGGCGCGGTGACCCTGGTGGTAACGCCCATCGTGGTCTTTGAAACGTTGCTTGTGCTTTCAGGCTTCGGCCTGCATCCCCGCGAAGCGGCCGGCCTTGTCGAGCGGGTGCTTGCCTTACCCGGGGTGGAGTGTGAGGACGACGAGCACATTCTCTACGCCCTCAGCCGGTACTCGAAAAAACTTGATTTCGTGGACGGCTATTTGGCCTCCCGGTCGCAGGCCGAGCCTTACCGGGTCGCCTCCAACGACCGCGACCTCAGGCGCCTGGCGGCGCGGCTGGCGGAATGGTGA
- a CDS encoding AbrB/MazE/SpoVT family DNA-binding domain-containing protein, whose protein sequence is MRARGEGLMAILRVGGRGQVTLPVGIREALGITEGRKMVCYVTEGGDIVLHPLPAPRSIEEVAGALTGKVGRSLTEALERAAGDYAEAWRESQPKPHADAVWREAAPARDAS, encoded by the coding sequence ATGAGGGCGCGAGGTGAGGGGCTTATGGCAATCCTCCGCGTTGGTGGCCGAGGACAGGTCACCCTGCCGGTCGGAATCCGGGAAGCCCTTGGCATTACCGAAGGGCGAAAGATGGTCTGCTACGTGACTGAGGGCGGCGACATCGTGCTGCACCCGCTTCCAGCACCCCGGTCTATCGAGGAGGTGGCGGGGGCGCTGACGGGCAAGGTGGGCCGGTCCCTGACCGAAGCCCTTGAGCGGGCCGCCGGCGATTACGCCGAAGCCTGGCGCGAGAGCCAGCCCAAGCCGCACGCGGATGCGGTGTGGCGGGAAGCGGCGCCGGCGAGGGACGCATCGTGA